ttggttgttttttaaTATCATTTCCGCTTAACACTGTTTATTTAGCTGGAAGTTGACGTGAAGCGTTCTTGTGCCGAAAATATGCGATAATAACCTTGCAGATAGCGTATGACCGCAGTTGAAGAGCGAGAAACAACGGTTCGCATTTGGGAATCACATCCAAGCTGTAAGCGCTTAAAACTCACTGACATGCCATCCGTCGAGCTAGTCTGAGGCAACAGAAGCTGTAGCGATGAAGTGCGAAATCCTATTTCTCGTTATACTTATCAATGTGGTGTTCGTTCGCGTGGATGCCAAGTCAAGTGTTACAGAACTATCGTCAACAAACTGGACACAACATGGGTTTATGTTCGAGCTGCTTGTTAGCAGAATGGCCTCTTTACAGCAACAAATTGCAGAAGAAAAGACACAGAATCAAGACACGATGCGCAATTTAATTACCATTTTCCACAATTTAATCACACCAAACACAAGCAAAATATACAACACTTGCAAAGAAGCACCCACTACAGAGAGAATAGTGAAACTTCAACCTGAAAAACCATTCAAAGAACCTATGACGGTGTTGTGCGATCAAGAGTACGATTCGGGAGGATGGGTTGTCATTCAGCATCGCTTCGATGGATCGACCAACTTCTATAGAGACTTGCGGGAGTACAAAAACGGTTTTGGTAATCTGGAGGGCGAGTTTTGGCTTGGACTTGATCGTATTCATCAGCTGACCTCATCGAAACCGCATGAACTGGTGGTGCTTTTGGAGGACTTTGATGGCAATAAGACCTACGCAAGGTATACTCATTTCGAGATCGGAGGAGAGGCACAACTGTACGAACTAACGCAAATTGCTGGGTATTCCGGTACTGCCGGCGATGATATGGTCGGAATGAAGGGTATGAAGTTCTCTACTCTTGATTCGGACAACGACACTTGGGGTTCAAGCTGTGCGATAACATACGCCGGAGCATGGTGGTACGGAGCTTGCCATAGAAGGTACGTACAGTTATTCTCATTAAACACATTAGATACTGAACCaatgtttgttcgttttgttctcAGCAATCTCAATGGAAAATATTTACGAGGAGAAACCAAAGAGTACGCCTCCGGAATGGTTTGGTATTCTTTTCGCGGCCATCATTATGCTCTCAAATCGGCTAAAATGATGATTAGACCCGTGGGGTAGTCGACGCTGACAGTAGCAGATCGCACGTAATGCTTTATAACAGCTGTTAATTAAACTACAAAATCTATTTCTTGAATAAAACCTAATTAACCAACAACAGTTTAGTTGTTTTCCGATTTTGATAAAAAGTAGTACATTCATTATAATGCAAAGCgaatttgttgctgttgcattcATGAAAGAAACCACTAACCCGATAAGGCTTCACATTATATCACTCTATTTGCTTCTATTTCGTGTGCAAATTCGCATGCTGTATGAAAAGAGGCAAATCGTTTCGCTGATAAAAGGCACA
This sequence is a window from Anopheles darlingi chromosome 3, idAnoDarlMG_H_01, whole genome shotgun sequence. Protein-coding genes within it:
- the LOC125955212 gene encoding ficolin-2-like — its product is MKCEILFLVILINVVFVRVDAKSSVTELSSTNWTQHGFMFELLVSRMASLQQQIAEEKTQNQDTMRNLITIFHNLITPNTSKIYNTCKEAPTTERIVKLQPEKPFKEPMTVLCDQEYDSGGWVVIQHRFDGSTNFYRDLREYKNGFGNLEGEFWLGLDRIHQLTSSKPHELVVLLEDFDGNKTYARYTHFEIGGEAQLYELTQIAGYSGTAGDDMVGMKGMKFSTLDSDNDTWGSSCAITYAGAWWYGACHRSNLNGKYLRGETKEYASGMVWYSFRGHHYALKSAKMMIRPVG